Proteins encoded within one genomic window of Columba livia isolate bColLiv1 breed racing homer chromosome 1, bColLiv1.pat.W.v2, whole genome shotgun sequence:
- the PFKFB3 gene encoding 6-phosphofructo-2-kinase/fructose-2,6-bisphosphatase 3 isoform X2 — protein sequence MPMELTQSRIQKIWLPNDNRPALPRRSCGPQLANSPTVIVMVGLPARGKTYISKKLTRYLNWIGVPTKVFNVGEYRREAVKHYSSYDFFRPDNEEAMKVRRQCALAALRDVKLYLTEEAGQIAVFDATNTTRERRGMILNFAKENGFKVFFIESVCNDPTVVASNVMEVKLSSPDYRDRNSTDAMEDFMKRINCYQASYQPLDPDDYDRELSLIKVIDVGRRFLVNRVQDHIQSRIVYYLMNIHVQPRTIYLCRHGESEFNLKGKIGGDSGLSNRGKKFAFALNKFVEEQNLKDLKVWTSQLKRTIQTAEALQLPYEQWKALNEIDAGVCEEMTYEEIREQHPDEFVLRDQDKYYYRYPSGESYQDLVQRLEPVIMELERQENVLVICHQAVMRCLLAYFLDKSADEMPYLKCPLHTVLKLTPVAYGCRVESISLNIEAVNTHRERPEEAKKGPNPLMRRNSVTPLASPEPTKKPRINSFEEHVAVSSALPGCVPQEVPTQLPGQNMNNSQKPS from the exons CTTGTGGGCCGCAGCTTGCCAATTCCCCCACCGTGATAGTGATGGTTGGCCTCCCAGCCCGTGGGAAGACCTACATCTCCAAGAAGCTGACTCGCTACCTCAACTGGATTGGTGTCCCAACAAAAG TTTTCAACGTGGGGGAATATCGCCGCGAGGCGGTGAAGCATTACAGCTCCTATGACTTCTTCCGCCCCGACAATGAGGAGGCCATGAAAGTCAGGAG GCAATGTGCCCTGGCTGCCTTGAGGGACGTCAAGCTGTACCTGACGGAGGAGGCTGGCCAGATCGCG GTTTTTGATGCCACCAATACCACACGGGAGAGGAGAGGGATGATCCTAAATTTTGCCAAAGAAAATGGGTTCAAG gtGTTCTTTATTGAATCTGTCTGCAATGATCCCACGGTAGTTGCCAGCAATGTTATG gaagTAAAATTGTCCAGCCCCGATTACCGGGACCGTAATTCAACCGATGCCATGGAGGACTTCATGAAGAGGATCAATTGTTACCAGGCCAGCTACCAGCCACTCGACCCTGATGACTATGACCG GGAGCTTTCTCTCATCAAAGTCATCGACGTTGGCCGGCGGTTCTTGGTCAACAGGGTTCAGGATCACATCCAGAGCAGAATCGTTTACTACCTGATGAACATTCATGTCCAGCCTCGTACCATTTATCTCTGTCGGCATGGTGAGAGCGAGTTCAACCTCAAGGGGAAGATTGGAGGTGACTCGGGCCTCTCCAACAGGGGCAAGAAG TTTGCATTTGCACTGAACAAGTTTGTTGAGGAGCAGAACCTGAAGGACCTCAAAGTCTGGACCAGCCAACTAAAGAGGACAATCCAGACGGCAGAAGCTCTCCAACTGCCTTACGAGCAGTGGAAGGCACTCAATGAAATAGACGCT ggtGTGTGTGAAGAAATGACATATGAAGAAATCAGAGAGCAGCATCCAGATGAATTTGTTTTACGTGATCAGGATAAATATTATTACCGCTATCCGTCTGGGGAG TCCTACCAAGATCTGGTGCAGCGCCTGGAGCCGGTCATCATGGAGCTGGAGAGGCAAGAGAACGTCCTTGTGATCTGTCATCAGGCTGTCATGCGCTGTCTCCTGGCATACTTCCTGGACAAGAGTGCAG atGAAATGCCCTACCTGAAATGTCCCCTTCACACAGTGTTGAAGCTGACCCCGGTGGCCTATG GCTGCCGGGTGGAGTCCATCTCGCTGAACATCGAAGCCGTCAACACCCATAGGGAACGACCAGAG GAAGCAAAGAAGGGACCTAACCCGCTCATGAGACGTAATAGCGTTACCCCTCTAGCAAGCCCAGAGCCCACCAAAAAACCTCGCATCAACAGCTTTGAGGAGCATGTGGCTGTTTCTTCTGCCCTGCCAGGCTGTGTTCCTCAGGAAGTGCCCACGCAGCTGCCGGGACAA
- the PFKFB3 gene encoding 6-phosphofructo-2-kinase/fructose-2,6-bisphosphatase 3 isoform X3 — protein MPMELTQSRIQKIWLPNDNRPALPRRSCGPQLANSPTVIVMVGLPARGKTYISKKLTRYLNWIGVPTKVFNVGEYRREAVKHYSSYDFFRPDNEEAMKVRRQCALAALRDVKLYLTEEAGQIAVFDATNTTRERRGMILNFAKENGFKVFFIESVCNDPTVVASNVMEVKLSSPDYRDRNSTDAMEDFMKRINCYQASYQPLDPDDYDRELSLIKVIDVGRRFLVNRVQDHIQSRIVYYLMNIHVQPRTIYLCRHGESEFNLKGKIGGDSGLSNRGKKFAFALNKFVEEQNLKDLKVWTSQLKRTIQTAEALQLPYEQWKALNEIDAGVCEEMTYEEIREQHPDEFVLRDQDKYYYRYPSGESYQDLVQRLEPVIMELERQENVLVICHQAVMRCLLAYFLDKSADEMPYLKCPLHTVLKLTPVAYGCRVESISLNIEAVNTHRERPEEAKKGPNPLMRRNSVTPLASPEPTKKPRINSFEEHVAVSSALPGCVPQEVPTQLPGQPLLGKACLT, from the exons CTTGTGGGCCGCAGCTTGCCAATTCCCCCACCGTGATAGTGATGGTTGGCCTCCCAGCCCGTGGGAAGACCTACATCTCCAAGAAGCTGACTCGCTACCTCAACTGGATTGGTGTCCCAACAAAAG TTTTCAACGTGGGGGAATATCGCCGCGAGGCGGTGAAGCATTACAGCTCCTATGACTTCTTCCGCCCCGACAATGAGGAGGCCATGAAAGTCAGGAG GCAATGTGCCCTGGCTGCCTTGAGGGACGTCAAGCTGTACCTGACGGAGGAGGCTGGCCAGATCGCG GTTTTTGATGCCACCAATACCACACGGGAGAGGAGAGGGATGATCCTAAATTTTGCCAAAGAAAATGGGTTCAAG gtGTTCTTTATTGAATCTGTCTGCAATGATCCCACGGTAGTTGCCAGCAATGTTATG gaagTAAAATTGTCCAGCCCCGATTACCGGGACCGTAATTCAACCGATGCCATGGAGGACTTCATGAAGAGGATCAATTGTTACCAGGCCAGCTACCAGCCACTCGACCCTGATGACTATGACCG GGAGCTTTCTCTCATCAAAGTCATCGACGTTGGCCGGCGGTTCTTGGTCAACAGGGTTCAGGATCACATCCAGAGCAGAATCGTTTACTACCTGATGAACATTCATGTCCAGCCTCGTACCATTTATCTCTGTCGGCATGGTGAGAGCGAGTTCAACCTCAAGGGGAAGATTGGAGGTGACTCGGGCCTCTCCAACAGGGGCAAGAAG TTTGCATTTGCACTGAACAAGTTTGTTGAGGAGCAGAACCTGAAGGACCTCAAAGTCTGGACCAGCCAACTAAAGAGGACAATCCAGACGGCAGAAGCTCTCCAACTGCCTTACGAGCAGTGGAAGGCACTCAATGAAATAGACGCT ggtGTGTGTGAAGAAATGACATATGAAGAAATCAGAGAGCAGCATCCAGATGAATTTGTTTTACGTGATCAGGATAAATATTATTACCGCTATCCGTCTGGGGAG TCCTACCAAGATCTGGTGCAGCGCCTGGAGCCGGTCATCATGGAGCTGGAGAGGCAAGAGAACGTCCTTGTGATCTGTCATCAGGCTGTCATGCGCTGTCTCCTGGCATACTTCCTGGACAAGAGTGCAG atGAAATGCCCTACCTGAAATGTCCCCTTCACACAGTGTTGAAGCTGACCCCGGTGGCCTATG GCTGCCGGGTGGAGTCCATCTCGCTGAACATCGAAGCCGTCAACACCCATAGGGAACGACCAGAG GAAGCAAAGAAGGGACCTAACCCGCTCATGAGACGTAATAGCGTTACCCCTCTAGCAAGCCCAGAGCCCACCAAAAAACCTCGCATCAACAGCTTTGAGGAGCATGTGGCTGTTTCTTCTGCCCTGCCAGGCTGTGTTCCTCAGGAAGTGCCCACGCAGCTGCCGGGACAA
- the PFKFB3 gene encoding 6-phosphofructo-2-kinase/fructose-2,6-bisphosphatase 3 isoform X4, which yields MPFRKACGPQLANSPTVIVMVGLPARGKTYISKKLTRYLNWIGVPTKVFNVGEYRREAVKHYSSYDFFRPDNEEAMKVRRQCALAALRDVKLYLTEEAGQIAVFDATNTTRERRGMILNFAKENGFKVFFIESVCNDPTVVASNVMEVKLSSPDYRDRNSTDAMEDFMKRINCYQASYQPLDPDDYDRELSLIKVIDVGRRFLVNRVQDHIQSRIVYYLMNIHVQPRTIYLCRHGESEFNLKGKIGGDSGLSNRGKKFAFALNKFVEEQNLKDLKVWTSQLKRTIQTAEALQLPYEQWKALNEIDAGVCEEMTYEEIREQHPDEFVLRDQDKYYYRYPSGESYQDLVQRLEPVIMELERQENVLVICHQAVMRCLLAYFLDKSADEMPYLKCPLHTVLKLTPVAYGCRVESISLNIEAVNTHRERPEEAKKGPNPLMRRNSVTPLASPEPTKKPRINSFEEHVAVSSALPGCVPQEVPTQLPGQPLLGKACLRPVCHFLKVFSLLIFPRT from the exons CTTGTGGGCCGCAGCTTGCCAATTCCCCCACCGTGATAGTGATGGTTGGCCTCCCAGCCCGTGGGAAGACCTACATCTCCAAGAAGCTGACTCGCTACCTCAACTGGATTGGTGTCCCAACAAAAG TTTTCAACGTGGGGGAATATCGCCGCGAGGCGGTGAAGCATTACAGCTCCTATGACTTCTTCCGCCCCGACAATGAGGAGGCCATGAAAGTCAGGAG GCAATGTGCCCTGGCTGCCTTGAGGGACGTCAAGCTGTACCTGACGGAGGAGGCTGGCCAGATCGCG GTTTTTGATGCCACCAATACCACACGGGAGAGGAGAGGGATGATCCTAAATTTTGCCAAAGAAAATGGGTTCAAG gtGTTCTTTATTGAATCTGTCTGCAATGATCCCACGGTAGTTGCCAGCAATGTTATG gaagTAAAATTGTCCAGCCCCGATTACCGGGACCGTAATTCAACCGATGCCATGGAGGACTTCATGAAGAGGATCAATTGTTACCAGGCCAGCTACCAGCCACTCGACCCTGATGACTATGACCG GGAGCTTTCTCTCATCAAAGTCATCGACGTTGGCCGGCGGTTCTTGGTCAACAGGGTTCAGGATCACATCCAGAGCAGAATCGTTTACTACCTGATGAACATTCATGTCCAGCCTCGTACCATTTATCTCTGTCGGCATGGTGAGAGCGAGTTCAACCTCAAGGGGAAGATTGGAGGTGACTCGGGCCTCTCCAACAGGGGCAAGAAG TTTGCATTTGCACTGAACAAGTTTGTTGAGGAGCAGAACCTGAAGGACCTCAAAGTCTGGACCAGCCAACTAAAGAGGACAATCCAGACGGCAGAAGCTCTCCAACTGCCTTACGAGCAGTGGAAGGCACTCAATGAAATAGACGCT ggtGTGTGTGAAGAAATGACATATGAAGAAATCAGAGAGCAGCATCCAGATGAATTTGTTTTACGTGATCAGGATAAATATTATTACCGCTATCCGTCTGGGGAG TCCTACCAAGATCTGGTGCAGCGCCTGGAGCCGGTCATCATGGAGCTGGAGAGGCAAGAGAACGTCCTTGTGATCTGTCATCAGGCTGTCATGCGCTGTCTCCTGGCATACTTCCTGGACAAGAGTGCAG atGAAATGCCCTACCTGAAATGTCCCCTTCACACAGTGTTGAAGCTGACCCCGGTGGCCTATG GCTGCCGGGTGGAGTCCATCTCGCTGAACATCGAAGCCGTCAACACCCATAGGGAACGACCAGAG GAAGCAAAGAAGGGACCTAACCCGCTCATGAGACGTAATAGCGTTACCCCTCTAGCAAGCCCAGAGCCCACCAAAAAACCTCGCATCAACAGCTTTGAGGAGCATGTGGCTGTTTCTTCTGCCCTGCCAGGCTGTGTTCCTCAGGAAGTGCCCACGCAGCTGCCGGGACAA
- the PFKFB3 gene encoding 6-phosphofructo-2-kinase/fructose-2,6-bisphosphatase 3 isoform X1 → MPMELTQSRIQKIWLPNDNRPALPRRSCGPQLANSPTVIVMVGLPARGKTYISKKLTRYLNWIGVPTKVFNVGEYRREAVKHYSSYDFFRPDNEEAMKVRRQCALAALRDVKLYLTEEAGQIAVFDATNTTRERRGMILNFAKENGFKVFFIESVCNDPTVVASNVMEVKLSSPDYRDRNSTDAMEDFMKRINCYQASYQPLDPDDYDRELSLIKVIDVGRRFLVNRVQDHIQSRIVYYLMNIHVQPRTIYLCRHGESEFNLKGKIGGDSGLSNRGKKFAFALNKFVEEQNLKDLKVWTSQLKRTIQTAEALQLPYEQWKALNEIDAGVCEEMTYEEIREQHPDEFVLRDQDKYYYRYPSGESYQDLVQRLEPVIMELERQENVLVICHQAVMRCLLAYFLDKSADEMPYLKCPLHTVLKLTPVAYGCRVESISLNIEAVNTHRERPEEAKKGPNPLMRRNSVTPLASPEPTKKPRINSFEEHVAVSSALPGCVPQEVPTQLPGQPLLGKACLRPVCHFLKVFSLLIFPRT, encoded by the exons CTTGTGGGCCGCAGCTTGCCAATTCCCCCACCGTGATAGTGATGGTTGGCCTCCCAGCCCGTGGGAAGACCTACATCTCCAAGAAGCTGACTCGCTACCTCAACTGGATTGGTGTCCCAACAAAAG TTTTCAACGTGGGGGAATATCGCCGCGAGGCGGTGAAGCATTACAGCTCCTATGACTTCTTCCGCCCCGACAATGAGGAGGCCATGAAAGTCAGGAG GCAATGTGCCCTGGCTGCCTTGAGGGACGTCAAGCTGTACCTGACGGAGGAGGCTGGCCAGATCGCG GTTTTTGATGCCACCAATACCACACGGGAGAGGAGAGGGATGATCCTAAATTTTGCCAAAGAAAATGGGTTCAAG gtGTTCTTTATTGAATCTGTCTGCAATGATCCCACGGTAGTTGCCAGCAATGTTATG gaagTAAAATTGTCCAGCCCCGATTACCGGGACCGTAATTCAACCGATGCCATGGAGGACTTCATGAAGAGGATCAATTGTTACCAGGCCAGCTACCAGCCACTCGACCCTGATGACTATGACCG GGAGCTTTCTCTCATCAAAGTCATCGACGTTGGCCGGCGGTTCTTGGTCAACAGGGTTCAGGATCACATCCAGAGCAGAATCGTTTACTACCTGATGAACATTCATGTCCAGCCTCGTACCATTTATCTCTGTCGGCATGGTGAGAGCGAGTTCAACCTCAAGGGGAAGATTGGAGGTGACTCGGGCCTCTCCAACAGGGGCAAGAAG TTTGCATTTGCACTGAACAAGTTTGTTGAGGAGCAGAACCTGAAGGACCTCAAAGTCTGGACCAGCCAACTAAAGAGGACAATCCAGACGGCAGAAGCTCTCCAACTGCCTTACGAGCAGTGGAAGGCACTCAATGAAATAGACGCT ggtGTGTGTGAAGAAATGACATATGAAGAAATCAGAGAGCAGCATCCAGATGAATTTGTTTTACGTGATCAGGATAAATATTATTACCGCTATCCGTCTGGGGAG TCCTACCAAGATCTGGTGCAGCGCCTGGAGCCGGTCATCATGGAGCTGGAGAGGCAAGAGAACGTCCTTGTGATCTGTCATCAGGCTGTCATGCGCTGTCTCCTGGCATACTTCCTGGACAAGAGTGCAG atGAAATGCCCTACCTGAAATGTCCCCTTCACACAGTGTTGAAGCTGACCCCGGTGGCCTATG GCTGCCGGGTGGAGTCCATCTCGCTGAACATCGAAGCCGTCAACACCCATAGGGAACGACCAGAG GAAGCAAAGAAGGGACCTAACCCGCTCATGAGACGTAATAGCGTTACCCCTCTAGCAAGCCCAGAGCCCACCAAAAAACCTCGCATCAACAGCTTTGAGGAGCATGTGGCTGTTTCTTCTGCCCTGCCAGGCTGTGTTCCTCAGGAAGTGCCCACGCAGCTGCCGGGACAA
- the PFKFB3 gene encoding 6-phosphofructo-2-kinase/fructose-2,6-bisphosphatase 3 isoform X5, with translation MPMELTQSRIQKIWLPNDNRPALPRRSCGPQLANSPTVIVMVGLPARGKTYISKKLTRYLNWIGVPTKVFNVGEYRREAVKHYSSYDFFRPDNEEAMKVRRQCALAALRDVKLYLTEEAGQIAVFDATNTTRERRGMILNFAKENGFKVFFIESVCNDPTVVASNVMEVKLSSPDYRDRNSTDAMEDFMKRINCYQASYQPLDPDDYDRELSLIKVIDVGRRFLVNRVQDHIQSRIVYYLMNIHVQPRTIYLCRHGESEFNLKGKIGGDSGLSNRGKKFAFALNKFVEEQNLKDLKVWTSQLKRTIQTAEALQLPYEQWKALNEIDAGVCEEMTYEEIREQHPDEFVLRDQDKYYYRYPSGESYQDLVQRLEPVIMELERQENVLVICHQAVMRCLLAYFLDKSADEMPYLKCPLHTVLKLTPVAYGCRVESISLNIEAVNTHRERPENMNNSQKPS, from the exons CTTGTGGGCCGCAGCTTGCCAATTCCCCCACCGTGATAGTGATGGTTGGCCTCCCAGCCCGTGGGAAGACCTACATCTCCAAGAAGCTGACTCGCTACCTCAACTGGATTGGTGTCCCAACAAAAG TTTTCAACGTGGGGGAATATCGCCGCGAGGCGGTGAAGCATTACAGCTCCTATGACTTCTTCCGCCCCGACAATGAGGAGGCCATGAAAGTCAGGAG GCAATGTGCCCTGGCTGCCTTGAGGGACGTCAAGCTGTACCTGACGGAGGAGGCTGGCCAGATCGCG GTTTTTGATGCCACCAATACCACACGGGAGAGGAGAGGGATGATCCTAAATTTTGCCAAAGAAAATGGGTTCAAG gtGTTCTTTATTGAATCTGTCTGCAATGATCCCACGGTAGTTGCCAGCAATGTTATG gaagTAAAATTGTCCAGCCCCGATTACCGGGACCGTAATTCAACCGATGCCATGGAGGACTTCATGAAGAGGATCAATTGTTACCAGGCCAGCTACCAGCCACTCGACCCTGATGACTATGACCG GGAGCTTTCTCTCATCAAAGTCATCGACGTTGGCCGGCGGTTCTTGGTCAACAGGGTTCAGGATCACATCCAGAGCAGAATCGTTTACTACCTGATGAACATTCATGTCCAGCCTCGTACCATTTATCTCTGTCGGCATGGTGAGAGCGAGTTCAACCTCAAGGGGAAGATTGGAGGTGACTCGGGCCTCTCCAACAGGGGCAAGAAG TTTGCATTTGCACTGAACAAGTTTGTTGAGGAGCAGAACCTGAAGGACCTCAAAGTCTGGACCAGCCAACTAAAGAGGACAATCCAGACGGCAGAAGCTCTCCAACTGCCTTACGAGCAGTGGAAGGCACTCAATGAAATAGACGCT ggtGTGTGTGAAGAAATGACATATGAAGAAATCAGAGAGCAGCATCCAGATGAATTTGTTTTACGTGATCAGGATAAATATTATTACCGCTATCCGTCTGGGGAG TCCTACCAAGATCTGGTGCAGCGCCTGGAGCCGGTCATCATGGAGCTGGAGAGGCAAGAGAACGTCCTTGTGATCTGTCATCAGGCTGTCATGCGCTGTCTCCTGGCATACTTCCTGGACAAGAGTGCAG atGAAATGCCCTACCTGAAATGTCCCCTTCACACAGTGTTGAAGCTGACCCCGGTGGCCTATG GCTGCCGGGTGGAGTCCATCTCGCTGAACATCGAAGCCGTCAACACCCATAGGGAACGACCAGAG